A genomic window from Populus nigra chromosome 7, ddPopNigr1.1, whole genome shotgun sequence includes:
- the LOC133700232 gene encoding uncharacterized protein LOC133700232, which yields MAKFCVLLCFSLLLNFGFPAIGSATKEEIGMYELKKGNFSVKLTNYGAHIISLLLPDKYGKVADIVLGYDTIKEYKNDSSNFGATVGRVANRIAGAQFTLNGTLYKLVANDGKNMLHGGRKGFSTVVWKVKKYSPEGRTPCIVFAYHSFDGEEGFPGDLHVIVGYKLLGDNKLRITMKAKALNKATPVNLANHAYWNLGGHNSGDILSEEIQIFASHYTPVDSQLIPTGEIVTVKGTPYDFLKPNTIGSKINKLTNGYDINYALDGSGNDKLKKAAIVRDKKSGRMMEVLTNQPGVQFYTSNTLYQKGKGGFVYEPYAALCLETQGFPDSVNHPNFPSQIVNPGTYYKHQMLIKFSNF from the exons ATGGCCAAGTTTTGTGTGTTGTTGTGTTTTAGCCTGCTGCTGAATTTCGGGTTTCCAGCTATTGGCTCTGCAACAAAGGAAGAGATTGGGATGTATGAGCTCAAGAAAGGAAATTTCTCTGTGAAACTTACCAATTATGGCGCACATATTATCTCCCTTCTTCTCCCTGATAAATACG gAAAGGTAGCTGATATTGTCCTTGGCTATGATACTATCAAGGAATACAAG AATGATTCATCAAACTTTGGAGCCACTGTGGGACGAGTTGCCAATAGAATTGCTGGTGCTCAATTTACTTTGAATGGAACTCTATATAAACTAGTTGCTAATGACGGGAAGAACATGCTTCATG GCGGCCGTAAAGGATTTAGTACGGTTGTTTGGAAAGTGAAAAAGTACAGCCCTGAAGGACGTACTCCTTGCATTGTCTTTGCCTATCACAGCTTTGATGGTGAAGAAG GATTCCCCGGTGATCTCCATGTAATTGTGGGATACAAGCTCCTTGGAGACAACAAATTGCGTATAACAATGAAAGCAAAAGCTCTAAACAAGGCCACTCCGGTTAATCTAGCCAACCATGCCTATTGGAACCTTGGTGGACACAATAGTGGTGATATCTTGTCAGAGGAAATTCAGATCTTCGCTTCGCACTACACTCCTGTTGACAGCCAACTCATTCCTACAGGAGAGATTGTGACAGTGAAAGGAACACCCTATGATTTTCTCAAACCCAACACCATCGGAAGCAAGATCAACAAACTCACTAATGGGTATGACATCAACTATGCACTTGATGGAAGTGGAAACGACAAGTTGAAGAAAGCAGCAATTGTGCGTGATAAGAAGTCTGGAAGAATGATGGAGGTATTAACAAATCAACCAGGTGTGCAGTTCTACACAAGCAACACTTTGTACCAGAAGGGAAAAGGTGGATTCGTGTATGAACCTTATGCAGCTCTTTGTCTAGAGACTCAAGGATTTCCTGATTCAGTAAATCACCCCAACTTCCCTTCACAGATTGTGAATCCAGGGACGTACTATAAGCATCAGATGTTGATCAAGTTTTCGAATTTCTAG